The Vibrio bathopelagicus genomic sequence GCTGCTGGGCGACCTGAAGACTCAATGAAATGGGGCTTTAGTGACGACGGAGAGCCATCTGGTACTGCGGGTAAGCCTATTTTGGCGCAACTGTCTGGTTCTGGTGTCGGTGAACTGACTGCCGTTGTCACTCGTTATTCTGGCGGAATCAAGCTTGGAACGGGTGGCCTAGTAAAGGCGTATGGTGGAGGAGTGCAACAAGCTCTCAAGCTGCTTCAAACTATCGAGAAAAAAATAACCACAAAATTACGGCTAGAGTTAGACTATGGCTTTGTGCCAATCGCGCAATCCATTATGGCTCAGCATCAGGCTGTTGAAGTCCAAGCGGATTATGGTGTTCAAGTTGAGCTTATTATTGAAATAGAGCTCCTTCAGGTAGATTCGTTTACCCAAACCATGATCAATAAAAGCGGTGCCAAGGCACTGGTAACGAA encodes the following:
- a CDS encoding YigZ family protein yields the protein MNEQPYLIPSASALFEEEIKKSVFITHLAHTPSVEAAKQFVEQVKKEHSSARHNCWGFAAGRPEDSMKWGFSDDGEPSGTAGKPILAQLSGSGVGELTAVVTRYSGGIKLGTGGLVKAYGGGVQQALKLLQTIEKKITTKLRLELDYGFVPIAQSIMAQHQAVEVQADYGVQVELIIEIELLQVDSFTQTMINKSGAKALVTKVKDN